The region GCCACCTATAGTAAATTACTTGATCCGGTATCCTTGGTTGGTACTCAAGCCGCTTTCCCACGATATTTCGAAATGATAAATCTTAACAGGAAATCTTTCCATTTGATATTCCAATTTTGGATAATTTAGGGGTTTTACTACGAATTCTATCCCTCTTTCTTATAGCTTTAACCCTGCAAAACGGTTTTAGTCACATTTATTTGAAAGTTTTAAAGTCCCTGGTTGTATAATAGTTGCGGCCGTTAGAAATGAATGGAGAAAATCTAAATGAGCAAAACAAAAATAGAACCAATCACACAAAATGAAAGGACATAACTATGAAACGCTTAACCATAATCATATTTGGTGTTTGCTTAATTTTTTGTGCGAGTTTAAGCAATGCACAACCGCGGCATCGTCAAGCGCAACAAGGTGAAATGAAACAAAGGGGAGCACGGCTCATGGAAGGGCTCGATCTTAGCAATGAGCAAAAGGAACAAATCCATCAGCTTCGCATGGACAACAAAAAAAAGAGCATCGAGACAAATGCCAAGCTGAAAATAGCCCGAATTGAACTACACGAGCTTGTGGCCGGGGATGAACCGGACCAGAAAAAGGTTGATGCGAAAATTTCGATGTTAGGCAAATTGCAGGCAGAAAGAATGGCGCAACAAATTAATACCACTCTGGCCATCAAAAAAGTATTGACTCCTGAACAACGTGAAAAAGCAAAGGAGTTACGCCATTTCCAGGGAGAAAAAAGGAAACGCGGCGATGCCAGGATGAAGAAAAACCGACAAGGTAGATTCGGAAAACGCCAGGGAATGCGCGAGTTTCGTGAAGGAGCCGAATTGTAAGAAAGGATTCATTGATTTGCTCATAGGTTATTTTTGAAATTGCTCCGTTTATTTAAGGTTGAACGGAGCAATTTTTTTAATGAATATTGCCCCCCCCCTTTTGAAAGGTATTTTTAAATAAAAAATGTAATCATATTAATATCAAATGCCCGGTGCCATTTATTGGAATCGAAGGCAATCAAATTTTAATATATTTTTAAAATATAGACGGGGAAATTATTTTAGATAAATTTAACAAACCTTTATGCATTTAACCCATTTCAAATTTTAAAAAAAGTCTTGCATTTTTAAAACAAACCCCTTAATTGCCTCTTTTATGGT is a window of candidate division KSB1 bacterium DNA encoding:
- a CDS encoding Spy/CpxP family protein refolding chaperone codes for the protein MKRLTIIIFGVCLIFCASLSNAQPRHRQAQQGEMKQRGARLMEGLDLSNEQKEQIHQLRMDNKKKSIETNAKLKIARIELHELVAGDEPDQKKVDAKISMLGKLQAERMAQQINTTLAIKKVLTPEQREKAKELRHFQGEKRKRGDARMKKNRQGRFGKRQGMREFREGAEL